In Cryptomeria japonica chromosome 10, Sugi_1.0, whole genome shotgun sequence, a genomic segment contains:
- the LOC131034930 gene encoding G-type lectin S-receptor-like serine/threonine-protein kinase At2g19130, with protein sequence MKYLFLAITVLIAAHYCSSLAVDGGDTLLLGASLSGNQTLISKNGTFALGFFSPRGTENWYIGIWYVPISQKAIVWVANRENPVRNKPYILKFSRDGHLRLFDKKGRLVWSIDTDQKGSRAVIMDSGNFIMLETHNDSAVVWESFAHPTDTWLPGMKMWKGMKLTSWKSSSDPATGLFSYGMDMSPGKTQMMLFYNNTIPYLSSGEWTRGYFAKEPQLEGSKKLQASCVRLSPSRIYINYVINQIDHILMGRILVSDNGRFQLDYLMDDGRWSMRWSTYQGQCSDYEICGAYGLCNANDVCSCVQGFTPKNGSKSWWSSGCARRRPLHCSVTEGTSDGFSEAKDQYLSGKEAVLYKKQTQQGCRIACLNNCSCTAFAFSISDPAVCRLWFGDLFGMRVSSEGQSVFIRLSASELPQLKSEKSNKAPKLTILLPAAASLLAVSALLSAVLIVWKRRRVWKKEVEEEVAISLKRFSYKELRIATENFKHKLGSGAFGSVFKGTLPDKTPVAVKRLEGSSHAEKQFRAEIITTGRLQHVNLIRLWGFCVEGSRRLLVYAYMPNGSLNSFLFSESEDVEKGWHHSLRYQA encoded by the exons ATGAAGTATTTGTTCCTAGCAATTACTGTGCTTATTGCAGCACATTACTGCAGTTCACTTGCAGTGGATGGTGGAGATACGCTTCTCTTAGGGGCTTCCCTCAGTGGAAATCAGACCCTAATTTCGAAAAATGGCACGTTTGCATTGGGATTTTTCAGTCCGAGAGGAACGGAAAACTGGTATATTGGCATCTGGTATGTACCAATCTCTCAGAAGGCCATTGTTTGGGTGGCTAATAGAGAAAATCCTGTCAGAAACAAGCCCTACATTCTAAAATTTTCTAGAGATGGTCATCTCAGATTGTTTGATAAGAAAGGACGGCTCGTTTGGTCGATTGATACTGACCAGAAAGGATCACGAGCTGTGATAATGGACTCTGGCAATTTCATTATGCTGGAAACCCACAATGACTCGGCGGTTGTTTGGGAGAGTTTCGCGCATCCGACAGATACATGGTTGCCTGGCATGAAGATGTGGAAAGGCATGAAGCTTACTTCCTGGAAGAGTTCTTCAGATCCTGCAACTGGGCTCTTCTCTTACGGAATGGACATGTCTCCAGGAAAGACACAGATGATGTTGTTCTATAACAACACGATTCCATACCTGTCCAGTGGAGAATGGACTAGGGGTTATTTTGCTAAGGAACCCCAATTGGAAGGTTCCAAGAAACTTCAAGCGTCATGTGTAAGGCTTTCTCCTTCAAGAATATACATTAATTATGTTATAAACCAGATAGATCATATCCTCATGGGGCGGATCCTGGTAAGTGACAATGGCAGATTTCAACTTGACTACTTGATGGATGATGGTAGATGGAGTATGAGGTGGTCGACATACCAAGGTCAATGCAGTGACTATGAAATCTGCGGGGCGTATGGACTTTGCAATGCGAATGATGTGTGCAGTTGTGTCCAGGGCTTCACGCCCAAGAACGGCTCAAAAAGTTGGTGGTCAAGTGGGTGTGCTCGCCGAAGACCCCTGCATTGCTCTGTCACAGAGGGTACATCCGACGGCTTCTCGGAAGCCAAGGACCAATACTTGTCCGGAAAAGAAGCTGTTTTATACAAGAAGCAAACTCAGCAAGGCTGCCGGATTGCCTGTCTCAACAATTGCTCCTGCACAGCCTTTGCTTTCTCTATTTCTGATCCAGCCGTCTGTAGATTGTGGTTTGGAGATTTATTCGGAATGCGCGTTTCGTCTGAGGGCCAATCCGTCTTCATCAGGCTGTCTGCTTCTGAGTTGCCGCAGTTGAAATCAGAGAAAAGCAACAAAGCTCCTAAACTTACCATTTTACTTCCTGCCGCCGCATCCCTTCTTGCCGTTTCGGCTCTCCTGTCGGCCGTACTAATAGTGTGGAAACGTCGAAGAGTGTGGAAGAAAGAAGTGGAAGAGGAGGTGGCAATTTCGCTCAAAAGGTTCAGTTACAAAGAGCTGCGAATTGCAACGGAGAATTTCAAGCATAAGCTGGGTAGCGGAGCTTTCGGCTCTGTGTTCAAAGGAACTTTGCCAGACAAAACGCCTGTTGCAGTTAAAAGATTAGAGGGTTCCTCGCATGCAGAAAAACAATTCCGTGCGGAAATAATCACCACTGGCAGATTACAGCACGTGAATTTGATCAGGCTGTGGGGTTTCTGCGTAGAAGGCTCTCGAAGGCTTCTAGTGTATGCCTACATGCCTAATGGCTCTCTAAACTCCTTCCTCTTCTCTGAGTCGGAAGACGTAGAGAAG GGATGGCATCATTCACTGCGATATCAAGCCTGA